Proteins co-encoded in one Muntiacus reevesi chromosome 13, mMunRee1.1, whole genome shotgun sequence genomic window:
- the RTN4R gene encoding reticulon-4 receptor, translating to MKRASARGSQLLAWVLWLQAWRVAAPCPGACVCYNEPKVTTSCPQQGLQAVPANIPAASQRVFLHGNRIAYVPAAGFRACRNLTILWLHSNALAHIDAAAFSGLALLEQLDLSDNAQLRSVDPATFRGLGRLHTLHLDRCGLRELGPGLFRGLAALQYLYLQDNGLQALPDDAFSDLGNLTHLFLHGNRIPSVPERAFRGLHSLDRLLLHQNRVARVHPHAFRDLGRLMTLYLFANNLSALPAEALAPLRSLQYLRLNDNPWVCDCRARPLWAWLQQFRGSSSELPCSLPARLAGRDLKRLAATDLEGCAVATRPAPPVWTGGPADEEPLGLPKCCQPDAADKASVLEAGRPASAGNALKGRVPPGDGAPGNRSGPRHINDSPFGTLPGSAEPPLTAVQPEGSQPPESPTTGPRRRPGCSRKNRTRSHCRLGQAGGGGGGAGGVEGSGAPPGLASGLVPLAPALVLWTVLGRC from the coding sequence GAAGCCAGCTGCTGGCCTGGGTGCTGTGGCTGCAGGCGTGGAGGGTGGCGGCGCCCTGCCCAGGCGCCTGCGTGTGCTACAACGAACCCAAGGTGACCACCAGCTGCCCGCAGCAGGGTCTGCAGGCCGTGCCCGCCAACATCCCGGCCGCCAGCCAGCGAGTCTTCCTGCACGGCAACCGCATCGCATACGTGCCCGCCGCCGGCTTCCGCGCCTGCCGCAACCTCACCATCCTGTGGCTGCACTCGAACGCGCTGGCCCACATCGACGCGGCCGCCTTCTCCGGCCTGGCACTCCTGGAGCAGCTGGACCTCAGCGACAACGCGCAGCTGCGGTCCGTGGACCCAGCCACGTTCCGGGGCCTGGGCCGCCTGCACACGCTGCACCTGGACCGCTGCGGCCTCCGGGAACTGGGCCCCGGCCTGTTCCGCGGCCTGGCCGCCCTGCAGTACCTCTACCTGCAGGACAACGGGCTGCAGGCGCTCCCCGACGACGCCTTCAGCGACCTGGGCAACCTCACGCACCTCTTCCTGCACGGCAACCGCATCCCCAGTGTCCCCGAGCGCGCCTTCCGCGGCCTGCACAGCCTCGACCGCCTCCTGCTGCACCAGAACCGCGTGGCGCGCGTGCACCCGCACGCTTTCCGGGACCTCGGCCGCCTCATGACGCTCTACCTGTTTGCCAACAACCTCTCCGCGCTGCCCGCGGAGGCCCTGGCGCCCCTGCGTTCCCTGCAGTACCTGCGGCTCAACGACAACCCCTGGGTGTGCGACTGCCGTGCGCGCCCGCTCTGGGCCTGGCTGCAGCAGTTCCGCGGCTCCTCGTCAGAGCTGCCTTGCAGCCTGCCCGCACGCCTGGCCGGCCGCGACCTCAAGCGCTTGGCCGCCACTGACCTGGAGGGCTGCGCCGTGGCCACGCGGCCGGCCCCTCCCGTCTGGACCGGCGGGCCTGCCGACGAGGAGCCTCTAGGGCTGCCCAAGTGCTGCCAGCCGGACGCCGCAGACAAGGCCTCGGTGCTGGAGGCCGGGAGGCCTGCCTCCGCCGGCAACGCTCTCAAGGGACGAGTGCCGCCCGGCGACGGCGCTCCGGGAAACCGCTCTGGCCCCCGGCACATCAACGACTCGCCCTTCGGGACCCTGCCGGGCTCAGCCGAGCCCCCCCTGACCGCGGTGCAGCCTGAGGGCTCCCAGCCCCCTGAGTCCCCCACCACAGGCCCGCGTCGGCGGCCAGGCTGTTCCCGCAAGAACCGCACGCGCAGCCATTGCCGTCTGGGCCAGGCGGGAGGTGGGGGCGGCGGGGCCGGCGGGGTGGAGGGCTCGGGCGCCCCACCCGGCCTCGCCAGCGGCCTCGTCCCCCTGGCTCCTGCGCTGGTGCTGTGGACGGTGCTCGGGCGCTGTTGA